AACACTTTAGGTGCTCCATTTTATGGAGCACCTAATGCaacgaggttaagaaaatggaagtggttccaaatctaccttacacagagtgggctgacattcaaattttaggtgtctcttggacaatcattaaaattgggtatcactATAAAATACAACAAGGTAAAtgttaattccttgattttttcacacatgatctctaatggatatgttaattataaaatgttttaaaacctaaaaggttcaactcggttcaaaatggattcttttccctattgcacttttttttgcaCCCTGTATAATTTATATCCAGAAATTCGtgtgtaggcctacactgtacaaagtctaatattaaATACCTCAATGGTAGTTTcggtagcactttctcaaatttaaTGGCGAATTCCCGTACATCGTCACAATTAACGTGCCTGCTGACCCTTACAAAGCCTTTTCCATAAACGCTTATTATATGAACAAATCCAGAGGCCCTTAGACGCGTTACAAAAATAGCTGAAGACGTAATTGGCATGTGAAATCGGCCAGTATTCGTTTCAAGCGGCGTATTTGTTAGAGATCGTGTATAAATACGATTTAAATTTTAAGGCCAAGTGCATTACCAATCATCGCTACCACACCTCGCCACATCCATGATGAATCGTTTGTGGATGTTTCATCATGTAACACCTTGTGTCTAAACAAGTCAGGGTTTTCAAGGTCTTCGGACGTGAGCAGTTGATTCacccaggggcggcgccagggtattttgatagggggggcaaaaaatttggaaaacttgttatgcggcgcgacagaatttggaaaattttcaaaatgaaagcacaaatgatgccatttgatgcaccattttcaccctttttagggttatttatatattttccaaccgcatatttttatggatttcattcacggaccgggcccgactttcagcccactggttttaggcatggacctactcgaTTAGTTAATCCAGCACtcccttttggcaacaaaataaattcatggtacaaatgtgcacaaagtgaaatatggtggaaacagTAAATAAAGTCGCGCGAGGCGCGAAAAAATGGGcaatttttaggctaaaatggccaaatatgaggttactttggtcagaaacccacatacaggcgtcaacattggagaatgattgtaggcctatatggaccatctaccctatcaaaatattaggGGGATTTATACCCCACACCTCGGATATACGCCTCTTGTCGCAACACGGTgcaggcccagcaaacacaaaacgttttcgacatcattcgcaaaaggttataaaaggttgtcagaaaatgtttaaatgtcgggttatataaagggtatattaagagtataaaacgttttcataaacttaaaaaacattttttgataatctaccgctcaacaaacaaaaatgttttacagaaaacgtttaaatgtcgggttatataaagggtataaaaacgttttaataacattccaaaaacattcttgaaaacttgatacaaaacattctaaacagaatgttattttggggttgcaaaaatattttgcggaaaatgtttgcccaaaatattttcaataacgttttaaaaacgttttcatgacctttatataacccgacatttaaatgttattaaaaggttttgaaaaaaacattttaagaacatttctgtatttgctgggttcaaatattttaacataatgttatttaagtattgacacaaaaattggcaaaaatgtttgcaaaaatagtttacaataacattttttgaaaacatttaagaatattgttgtagtgtgttttcatacaaaacgttttaaaacgttatcatgacctttatataacccgacattttaatgttattaaaacgtttttatctaaaccaaaagccaaaatataacttatttaaaacgtttttaaaatgtttttgtgtttgctgggggcctatgttaagtcagttgcattgtatatgatatATAGGGAGGCAGTCGCCCCAtatgatcactaaaagccgaGAAGGTCagctttgcgagcgtagcgagcgaagaaAACGGGGATTTTtctgctttcttggtcaaaattttaggaaaaggtccaaaataggtccaccttttcaaaatcagcccccaataaatcctggctgcgCCCCTGGCCGGCCGTAGTGAAGCCAATTGCTTATTtatattggtgcataatttttacactatttctgaGAGAGGCGTTCTAGTATAGGTTTCGgatatacaatgtgatgaaaccctgtaaaagttgtgtgatatcggactgaaaataaacttatttataatgatCAATTGCTGCATGATACAGACTTGCATGTGTTGCTGCGCCTGGAAGTGACGTATAGCCATGGAATTTTCCAAAgtagttgggagaaaaggcaagagaagCCATGTGACTTTCatgggggaaaatttgccgaaaatgggcctaaaatataaaaaccaacaactttaaaaccgcgtaggtcagcattccacaaggggcaagatgtccgaaggggagtttcctccttctaaccatcGCCAGGGAGGGAAtgtctccttttcttcttctccctcctctctttttctcccctcccttttttctctccttcttctctttctcttttccttcctttttcctcttttttgaaaatcataggggggggaattgccccccttgccccccctctgGCGCCGCCGCTGGATTCACCTCTTTCTGGAGGTCTGACACGAAACACTTTCCGCCATTTTTGATGATCATACTCTCCAACAGATCAATTAGTGCCTTGACTTGCTTTTCATTTTCATCTtcattacctagccgggacaccggctaggtcttgtgatgctatcggatctttcttcttacctagccgggacaccggctaggtcttgtgatgctatcggatctttcttcttctttcttcttctggcaacaaatttcaaaatgcttcttctcgtacatgttacatcctacaatgacgtcacttgcacatatgcatcggctatatccagtgtctataagatgttcacaaatttagggtcaaaggtcattaaggggtcatttccggtataaaaccaaatatcttcaaaatgcttcttctgccacaaattacatagtacgatgatgtcacttacacatatgcatcagctattacaggtacacaaaagttattctccgattttgggtcaaaggtcattaagggggtcatttcggtctgaaagctaaaaatattcaaaaatcactgtttttacaaattacatagcagagtgttgtcattagcacacatgcattgctaccaaccagggtctttggggtgtctacagttttggggtcaaaggtcatcaaggggtcgcttccggtcaaaaaccaaaaatcatcaaatatgttcatttttttatatctcaaaatgtaaccagaccagagtgacataaacttcatatatggattagtgttacccgatgtatgcacggtatttttatttttttggtcaaaggtcatttatacgtcatttccggttttaagctaaataacttcaagaatttttatctccataactaagcatagtagatttttttgtttcaactgtaacaatgcattttcgcggtgtgTATAAGGTTtattttatattggggtcaaatgtcattaaggaggtcaaaacgtcaaatttgcaaaaaatgtttaaaattacggaaaagtagctgtatctcagcctatggaagacggatgttaaaaatatttatgacccaaaGGTCAAGGTTAAGGGTCAacggttaaattttaaaattggtccaaggaatgattcttacgacattcttaacatgttgaaaatatttatgaccccaaaggtcttTCTTCTggggacaaatttcaaaatgtttcttctcttacatgttacatcctacaatgacgtcacttgcacatttGCATCGTCTGTAtacagtgtctataggatattcgcagatttggggtcaagggtcatttctggtataaaaccaaatatcttcaaaatgcctcttctgccacaaattacatagtacggtGATATGCATCTGCTATATCCAGTGTCCATAGGGTGTTCACAGTTTTggggtttaacatgtttaaggggtcatttccggttaaaatctaaaaatcttcaaaaattcatatctgctacatgtaacatACGGTAGTAcgctgatgccacttgcacagaaATGATCCTTTTGATATcctaaatatattaaaatatttgtgaccgcaaaggtcaaagtttaggggtcaaagatcaaattttaattcaaatttcaccgtatttttgcgaaacgaattaatctgcaagaattttttgtacataaacatgtggATTCAAAATAACTTTGGAATAAGTTTTGTACCAAATGCCACCTTAATCTTTCCTCTCTCTCtttcttaaattccaaataattgcTTTTATTGTATTAGGTAGTTTTATCGGACACCAGTAAATTATGGCCCTATTGCCATTTGACTCCAAATCTGCGGCAAACTTAAAAGAGAGAGAGTTATGTACAAGATTCACAGTGTCAAGACATGAGTAATCAAACCCACACGCAATCGCGTTACCCGTCTGGGGTAAACCGTGCACTGAGTATGATCGGAGAGGGAGCAAAACGTTTGCAGCGTCATATAGGCCCAGACtttgatttttaaatcaaatttaaaaatttgatgcAATAATTAAAAACAGGATGACAAGAcgcaatttctttaaaaaaataaatataaagtgtTCGCTCATAGATTTAAGGATTTATGGTTCACCCAAGCTAGTGTGTATCGGCGGGTGGATGGGGGGTGTGTGACGTGGAGGGGGGGGGAGAGAAAAACTGAGAAAAAGTGTCTAATTATTGTATGTCTGGGTTCTGGTTTATGTCGTAATGCTAACATTTTTGTTTATACTTCTACAGcacatgtatgatgatgatgatgatgatgatgatgatgatgatgatgatgatgacgatgacgatgacgacgatgatgatgatgatgatgatgttgatgattatgatgattatgatgatatcatcatcatcatcattccccTCCCCTCTCGTAACCATATAGGCTGGGCTaaataaaaaatctcaaaaacaagCGGAAGAACTAATATTTGTATCAGGAAAGTCAAATTATTACAGAAAACATGCAATCTCTTCAGTGGTGTAGACATTATTTTttgcgggggggggggtgattttgaaaaagtgaaatttttgactttcttGACCAGGAAAGTATAAACAGGGATATTAAGAACCTCATTTttttgttatgaactcccgtcgttAAAAAGCCTACTATCACACAATTCAGTTTTATTTTCCTGACCTTTTATattcatttaattatttctttgtttAGTTATCATTTACTTATTTACGTCTATTATTTACTTCATCATTTTTCTAGCAGTAGCGGCTATGATTCTCAGTTTTTTCTTTTGCTCAATTAGATAAATCTTTTACCAATTTCACGACATCGGATGTGTGCGGCAATGGGAGGTATTTATGTGTGTGTCGGTTGTGTGTGTGTAGTGGACAATGCAGTGTTTAGTGTTATTCTACAGCCGACATCACTCATAGTACATTCGGCGAAACACAAAGGGGTTGTGTGCGTGCATAGGTGCGTGGTACACAATACAATGTCTATGTGGGTACAGTGATGTGGGCGTGGTTTGGGTGAGTGAAAACAGGTTGGTGCACGCACTTGCTTTGATAGCCATGGGAAAATTATTTTCCCAGTGTGTCTCTGTGGCGTTGCTCTGAACAAGACACGTTTGTGATTGCTCGTATAAAAACCTCGTATATGTGAACGTGAAATAAGAAAATTACTTGCTTGTTTTCTTATTTCTTACTTTCTTGCTTGTTTCCTTCcgtcattcattcaatcattcatttactcatctcattcattcttttattcttcTCATCTCTTTTCTCTGCCTTCTTTCTTTCCGTTTGAGACCTAGAAGTTGCCTAGCTTCGGGTGCCTACCCCAGGCTGTGGGGCCACATAAACGTAGCCAGGACGATAACCAACTTGAGTGCAATAACTTGATATATACTTATACTTTATACATACAGTGTACTTACatacttttatatattataagaaCTGATATACATTTGattaaaagaaaactgcagtAAGTTATACAGTAAACTTTGTTATTATTCATATTGTGAAAATTCCTCGTCCATAAAAAGGGCACGAACGAACATATGAACTTGAATAAAGAACACTATACTCAATATCATCATAACTTATAATCAGTGCTTGATATTATATTCACCCTACTGCctggtaggcctaggcctaatatatATGAATTTTGGTTACCTGGAAAATACCATTAAATATCTAATAACGCTGTATACTATATCACAGCTTATTTCACTGCGAGAAATTCATTTGTATAGCGATTACAATTATACTGTGGGACAAAACGATTGTATTTGAATAAATTGAATAGGCTAAACTAACAAATATGCCACGCAAATCGAGAAGGTCCCGTGCGATGTCGGAACAGCAGGCAAAGAAAAACTTGGTACAAGTTTAGAAAGGCATGAAGCAGGgttaacaaataaggtctttgGAAACTTCCATCAAGGTGATGAGCGTTTTTCCCCACTATCAAGAGCAAAACAGTGCCCGTGTAACAGTTTAGCGATGCTCTGTAATATCGAGCATGTTGAGAGCATATTGAATTCATCTCATATAGACGAAATGTTGATACATGGAGATGCCTTATATAAGACTACCGCTACCAAACTAGAAGCATGTTTTGAGCTTGCTAATGACGGAATTTTGACGAATGATCAATTGCCAACTAATTTTGCTCTTGGTAATAGAACTTACACAGTTCGGTACGAAACTATAAGGTACGGGAGGCTTGATGACAACATTGAACGCGACCCGCTTACTATTGAATTGGAAACATCATTTAATATTACAAATAAGGTaattttcaatgttgattgttaCATGATGGCCATTTACAAGAATTCAGAGACTGGTGGTTTCATATTTTTGATTCTCATTCACGAGATCAGTCTGGTTTCCCTATTGCAGACGGCACTGCCATTGCATTGTTTTTTAAAGACCTTCAACATTTGCATACATACTTGAGTTGTTTGGCTAACAAATTGCACTTGTCTGAaagaatgttttacattataccCATTGCTACTAATGAAGATACACATACAGAAAGTGACCCAGGGTGTTCCTTCTTTCCAACACGGACAAATGACTCATCAGATCAAAAGGACACGGAAAACACAAGCTCTCTAAATGAAATAAGTGAGCCAAGTCCCAGACTCTCGAGATGGCAAACTTGGTACCAAGGGCTTTCCGAAGAAAAGAAAAGTGACCTTCTTGCCAAAAAGCGAAAACGTGCAAGAGAAGATTATGCGTCGATAGAAAGacttgaaagaaagaaacaacaatcatgtgaagcatatcagaatccagatatagctgaaagaaagaaacaacaagcgcgtgaagcatatcagaatccagatatagctgaaagaaagaaacaacaagcacGTGTACATTCACatgaagcatatcagaatccagatatagctgaaaaaaagaaacaacaagcgcgtgaagcatatcagaatccagaaattgctgaaagaaagaaacaagaagcACATGAAGCATACCAAAATCCAGAGAAAGGACGACGTAAACGTACTCAAGCCCGCGAAAGATCTAAAGATGCTTATAGCGACCCGCAAAAGAAGGTATCCAAAATCCAGGAAAACCAATTACGTAGATCAAGAAAGCCTTCTGATATTGACACGGTCGTTTCACGATTCAAATCATTTTGCAAAGAAGGTATGCAGTTGATATTTGTATGTCAAATATGTCAAAGAATCAACTTCAGACACCAGGTTAAAATACTCAAAAAAGAAAACTACAATCAACGGATTCTACTCAAAAGTCTGCCTCCTGACATGTCCATTGAAGATTTAAATGTAGTGGAAGATAGGGATGACAGCAAAACATGGGTATGTAATACCTGTCATGCAAGTATGAAAGCTAAACGTATGCCAACAATAGCAACAGTTAACGGGTTGAACCTACAAGAACAGCCTCCCGAACTTTCGCATTTGAATATGCTAGAAAGGCACCTAATAGCTCCAGCAATACCATTCATGAAGATGATATCTCTAATTAAGGGTGCTCAAAAAGGAGTTCATGGCCAGATAGTGTGTGTAAAAGCTGATGTTAACTCAGTTGCCCAAAGTTTACCAAGACTGCCAACGGACCATAGTCTGATCAGagtaaaactgaaaagaaaactgGAATATAAAGGACACCACATGTGCCAAGATGTCAATCCAAGTAAAATAAGATCAGCACTTGTTTGGTTGAAAGAAAACAACCCTGAATACGAAGATATTGACATTAACTTTGAAGCTTTTGACAACATGTTAGATGACCAGTTAATTCACAATGACCACTCCGATGATAACGAAGATGACATACCAGATTCAGGAGATAAATGTACACAAGGTGACAGTGATACCTCCCCCAATGTGAATCATATCCAAGATAATGATGATGTTTCTTATGTTCATGACTTTGACAACGATCTCAATGATGAATCGGTCAATCATGCTGATGACAATAGTATGAATGTAGATAATGTCACTGATGAGTGTGGAGATGATATAAGTTTGCGACACTCCCATGATAGCAATGAAGACGATCATTCTGATAATGAAGATCAGACCAGAGATGACAATGTTGTTGATCGAGATAACATTCCAAGTATTGAAGTCAATGAAATTGAACATGATGTTACAAACACGTCAGCACCGCTGTATTCATTCTTACATGCTGTAGATTTTGCACAGTACGCAGCAGACAAGAGTGATAGCACTATTTTGTCAGTGGCTCCAGGACAAGGCAATAAGCCAGAACACGTTTTAGAAATGGAACCGAAGTGCTTCCCAGTAGAATTTCCAGATGGTTCTAATACGTATAACGAGAGTCGAGAACAAAAGCTGTCGCCTTCTAGATATTTCAATGCCAGGCTCTTTTCAGCTGATAATAGATTTGCCAGGAACCCGGAATATATATTTTTGCTCTCTACTGCACAGAAGTACATCAAATTCATTCAAATGTATCTATTGCTACCAGAATAGGTTGCACAAAAACTTCAGCTGGAAAAAAATCACAGCATCTATGTTACGAGACCACGAACAGGTGAAGCAACTTATTAAAAGAGACGAAGGTTACCGATTCCTGGCTCAACTTAGAGGAACCCCTGCATACTGGGAAAAATCGAAGAAAGATATCTTTGCAATGATTCGTCAACTAGGAATACCTACTTTCTTTGTGACATTTAGTGCTGCTGATAGACGATGGATCGAAATACATAATTCTATCCTTAAGATGTTAGGAAAACCACCAATGACACCAGAGGAACATAAGAATATGTCATGGGATGAACATTGCGATATCATCATGTCCAATCCAGTTGCAGCTGCCAAACTGTTTCAGGAAAGACTACACACATTTATCAATGACGTGATTATGTCACCAGCTAATCCTATTGGCAAAGTCAAAGACTACTTTACAGGACAGAATTCCAGCAACGTGGCTGGCCGCATATTCACATGGTTGCGTGGGTTGAAAATGCCCCCCAAATGGGTGAAGATCCAGATAATGAGGTCCTAGAATTCGTTGATAGATACATATCATGCGAAGTTCCTCCAGAAACTGATCCTGAATTACATGAAATTGTTACGAGTGTGCAAGTTCACAGTAAAACTCACACAAGATCGTGCAGAAGTACCGTGAAAACATGCCGGTTTAATTTTCCAAAACCGCCATCAgacagaacattcatttgtacCCCAACAGCAGAAAGAGATGAAAATGATGAAGAACATCAGAAAACCCTAGATCGtgaaacaaaagcaaaaaatatGCTGAACAACATTTGGGAACTTTTGCAGAATCCTGATCATGACTTTGCCTATTTTTATGACGCTCTTTGTTTAGCTGGAATTGGACAAGACGAATTTGAACAGGCACTAGAGACGCTTTCAAAGCGGCAAACCATGTACCTAAAAAGGCGTCTTGAAGACCAATGGATCAACAATTACAATCCAGACCTGATTCGCTGCTGGAATGGCAACATGGATATTCAATATGTACTCGATCCATATGCAtgcgttatgtatattgtttcctACATTACTAAATcagaaagagaaatgggtgaCTTGCTCAGAAATGCCCAGAAAGAAGCAGCACAAGGAAACAATGATGCCATACAGCAATTACGAAAGCTTGGAAGTATCTACCTCCAAAACAGAGAAGTTAGTGTCATGGGAGCAGTCTACCTTATCTGTAGTATGCCTTTGCGAAATAGCACACGAAAAGTAATGTTTCTGCAAACTGCGTTAGACGGACAACGGATATCTCTACCTCTGACACAACTACAAGCAAATGCAGGTAATTCTGAGCaagtatggcagactactcaaattgaaaaatatcttgATAGACCAAGTACGTCAAAGTACAACAACATGTGCATGGCCACGTTTTACTCAACTCACTATCAAGTGTCGGCCAAATCGGACAATATCAATAGAGACCCAGATGATAACGTAGATGATGAAACCGATGATGACGAAGCGTCTGATCGTCGTGATAAACTAATACAGTTGAACACCCATGGCATCAAGATGAAAGAACGTAAAGGAAAGCCAGCTGTCATTCGTTACCCAAGGGTATCAAAAAAGAAAGACAGTGAGAGGTATCATATGAATATGCTACGCTTGTACCTTCCTCATAGGAGTCCAAATATCAAGCCAGATAGTTTTCCCACCTACGAAAGTTATCATATGACTGGATACACAACTATCAACAATGACAGACTACGAGTTAAAGACGTGGTTGAACAAAACATGTCAGAATTCGAACCGAAAACAGATGAACTAGATGACGCGTGGGAAGTACTTCAAGAAGTAGAAAATATGGAAGATGCTTGGGCAGGAATTGCTCCACAATCTGAGCAGCAACGTATTGATGATAGATTAAAAGATGTCAGAATCGAAGACTCAGATGATGACTTAGCTGAAATTGAAGTTCCTGAACTTCAACCAGGAAATAGACCTGGCCAACGTGATGCAGGTTTACCAAGGTGTGCTATTGAAACCCGTAATCCAGATATAACTGAAGAACAGGCAGAGACTATGATGCGTCAGCTTAATGATAAACAACGACAGTTATTTAATCATGTTGCTAAATGGTGCGATGAAAGAGCCAGAGATCACagaatagacccatttcatatcttCCTCACTGGAGGTGCAGGAACTGGAAAATCGCATGTGATCAGATGCATCAGTTACTATGCTCAAAAGAAATTTGCAACAATGACCGAGTCCGCTGATGATGTAACTGTGCTATTAATGTCACATCTTGGAACAGCTGCATATAACATTTCTGGTCAAACCATCTGTACAGCCTTAAAAACAGGTATTAGAATGGCCAAAGATTACAAACCTCTTGGAGAACAAAGTCTCAGCACGCTCCGCACAAAGTATCAACACGTACAGCTTGTAATTATAGATGAAATATCTATGGTTAGTGCTACTCAGCTATCCTACATTCACGGACGATTACAACAAATCAAAGGAACATCATACACTTCCTACTTTGGCAATGTCTCTATCCTGGCAGTAGGAGATTTCTTTCAATTACCACCGATAAGTCCACCAACACCTTTG
Above is a window of Amphiura filiformis chromosome 7, Afil_fr2py, whole genome shotgun sequence DNA encoding:
- the LOC140158062 gene encoding uncharacterized protein, which encodes MLNNIWELLQNPDHDFAYFYDALCLAGIGQDEFEQALETLSKRQTMYLKRRLEDQWINNYNPDLIRCWNGNMDIQYVLDPYACVMYIVSYITKSEREMGDLLRNAQKEAAQGNNDAIQQLRKLGSIYLQNREVSVMGAVYLICSMPLRNSTRKVMFLQTALDGQRISLPLTQLQANAGNSEQVWQTTQIEKYLDRPSTSKYNNMCMATFYSTHYQVSAKSDNINRDPDDNVDDETDDDEASDRRDKLIQLNTHGIKMKERKGKPAVIRYPRVSKKKDSERYHMNMLRLYLPHRSPNIKPDSFPTYESYHMTGYTTINNDRLRVKDVVEQNMSEFEPKTDELDDAWEVLQEVENMEDAWAGIAPQSEQQRIDDRLKDVRIEDSDDDLAEIEVPELQPGNRPGQRDAGLPRCAIETRNPDITEEQAETMMRQLNDKQRQLFNHVAKWCDERARDHRIDPFHIFLTGGAGTGKSHVIRCISYYAQKKFATMTESADDVTVLLMSHLGTAAYNISGQTICTALKTGIRMAKDYKPLGEQSLSTLRTKYQHVQLVIIDEISMVSATQLSYIHGRLQQIKGTSYTSYFGNVSILAVGDFFQLPPISPPTPLCFPHEEPLKDLWNSLFEKVELTEIMRQRDDAIFAQMLNRLRVRKKNEPLEEADKELLRSRIVHEHIRQAPSDALHLFYLNVDVDSHNETKLASLNTETFTIKAEDVDQKGGRVIKVHETPHDTSRRKDDTSLVPYLKLAVGARTMLIANIDVPDGLCNGVSGTIKGIEFGNSKNMPQAVYVRFDSDKIGRKARSSQVIPPEYVSCIAIMPRKETFQLKGRNFTTTREQIPLKLAWAVTVHKVQGLTTEQAVISMKCFKESMAYVALSRVTTLEGMHLTNCDFSRIYCNPDVARYVAEMPTCDLSNANPMLPIDQNKYFIIAHHNIQSLRRHIEDMKSNTEIRKAHVICLSETWLTDISSLDSLVIEGYSLEAIRSTRGRGVAIYIQNGVNYTVVPIPSDVCDALAIRTHGNTNMLITVIYKPVGTSTGTFCTEMNNITAQTDLLDTDYTVFVGDFNHNLMGGRANDFQSLSQYHQVITDPTTAGGTLLDHIYIKPCPALYYASVLNTYYSYHNPTFIAIRY